ATGGCGCAGATAGTCCCGGTCGTATCGGCCGAGCACGACGCCATCGGGGCCGAGCAATCCAGCGGCGCGGATTTCGCGATCCTCGGCCCATCGCGCCGAACCGTAGGTGGCGACGTTGCGCGCCTCGCGTGCCCGGATGATCGACATGAAGATGGCGGCGACGATGGCGAGGAAGCCGCCGGACACGGCGATGATGCCGCCTTCGGTAAAGATCGCGGGCGCGTAGGCGTCGAACGAGAACCACCACCAGAAGAAGGCCGGCGGGTGATAGACGGGCAATCCCGCCAGCTCGAACCATGGATTGCCAAGCTGGGGCTGGAAGCCGAGGCGGAAGGCGACCCATTGCGTCGCGGCCCAGGTCATCACCAGAACGATGGTGAAGACCACGGCGATCTGACCCCAAAGGATTCGGCCTCCGCGCACACGGGCTCCAATCGGCAAAAGAGACGGAGCCGATCAGAGAGTAGGCAAATTCGCGACAGGCAACAGGAAAGACGGTGCCGGAGGGCTGCCGGATACTATCGGCGGCAAATAGGACGGATCGTACCGGGAGCGCGAGGCCGATAACTGCCGAAGAATTCAGATCGACCGGCCCGACCGACTCATCTGGCCTGCAATGTCGAGAAGGCTTTGGAGAGCCGGACTGCGATTGTGCGGCGACCAGATCGCGGAGAACGCAAGCGGTTCCGGCTCGTCGAGGATCGGCAGGAACGTCACGCCGGACGTGTGCAGGAGCGTTGTCGACTCTCCGACTATGGTGACGCCATAGCCCTGCGCGACCATCGACAGCAGCGTGCCGCGCTCAACGTCGAAGCGCAGGATCGAGAGGTTCGGCGCGTTCCCGGCGAGGCGCATGACGATGTGGTCATGCACCTGCGGCCCGGTGCCGCCCTGCCGGACAATGAAGGTCTCGTTCGTCAGATCGGCCCAGGTAACGCCCTCGGTATCGCGGAGCGGATGGCACGAGGGGAGCACGGCGAGAAGCCGTTCGCTCCATATCCGGCGTGAATGACAGTCGGGCAACTCGGGCGATCCCGCCACGAAGGTCACGTCCAGCCTGTTGGCCCGAACCTGCATGATGCTCTCGCGGGCGGCGCTTTCGGCAATCTGCACCTCGATGCCCGGATGCTGCTCCCGGTAGCGTTCGATCAGGTTGGCCGGGAAGCTGCCGGGAATGAGGGCATGGATGCCGACGCGCAACCGGCCATGCTCTCCGCGCGCCACCATGCCGGCGGTCCTGACGGCGTGGTCTAGCTGGTCGATGCCGACCGCCACCCGCTCGACGAAGTGGCGTCCGGCTTCGGTCAGTCGGACGCCGCGCGCATGGCGCTCGAACAGGAGGACGCCAAGGTCTTCTTCCAGCGCCTTGACACGGGCACTGACGCTCGACTGGCTGATGCCCAGGGCGTTCGCGGCATGGCGGAAGTTCAGATATTCGGCGACGGCGAGCGTCTGGATGAGCGCCACAAGGGGAATGCGCGACCCCAGCACGGTTGGCATTCCCCGTTGGCGGTCGATCATCGGTGCTGAATGCCGCCGCCGTCGCATGGCTCAACGAACCACGGATGGCCGGAGCATCTCGAATGTCTCCGTTACGACGACATAATCACCACGATAACCCGCGCGGGCAATCGTGCCGGCCTTTGCGATGTCGAATTGCCCCTCGGTGATAACATCCTGACGAATGTGGATGCGCGCCGCCTGGCCGATGACGATTTCGGCGTCCACGTCACGGCCGTCGAGATCTACGAGCCGCCTTACGTCGAGAAGCTTGCATTCCATTGCGGCCGGCGATTTTGCAATACGCGGCGCGGCTACCACCTCGGATGCTACCTTCCCCAGCCCCGCTTTCTGAAACTCATCGACTTCGGCCGGCCAGTCCGCTGATGTGACATTCATGGCATCAGCGAGGCTGCTCGTCGCGAGGTTGAAAACGAACTCTCCCGCCGCCTCGATGTTGCGGATGGTATCCTTCCGTCCCTCGCTGCTGAACAGCAGGATCGGCGGCTTCTCCGAGACGATGTTGAAGAAGCTGTAGGGAGCGAGGTTGGCAACGCCGTCCGGGCCGAGCGTGGAAATCCAGCCGATCGGACGCGGCGCGATGATCGCCTTGATCGGACTGTGAGCCAGCCGGTGTCCTTCGCGCGGATCGTAGCTGTGATAGGTCGTCATGAGCGCTTTTCCTGGCGATGACGGGATGGGAGGAAACGAACGGTTCCGCCAGCCGGGAAATCCAACTCTACGCCGGCTGCGGGACCTTGATGAACCGCGCCGCCAGCAGGTCCTCGCAGCCATGCTCTTTCAACGCCGCGTCGAGCGCCTTTTCGTAATCCGGCTGCGCGCTTTCGAGACGCTGGCGTCCCTTGTCGGTCAGGACCGTGTAGACGCCGCGCTTGTCGTCCGGGCAGAGATCGCGAACCGTCAGCCCGCCCCGCTCCAGACGCTCGACCATTCGCGACACCGAGCTTTGGTTCAGCCTTAGATGAGCAGCCAGCTCCTGCATGCGAAGCTCGGAATCCTGCGAACGCGCCAGCACCTCCAGCGCACGGTATTCCGACAGGCCAAGCCCATGTCCCGCTTGCAGGACCTTGCCAAGTTCCGCCTCGATGTTGGCGACGACGTGAATCAGCTTGAGCCATGACGCGCTTCTCTTCGACATAATTGGCAGGCTCCTATTGGACAGGGAATGAGCAGGGCGATAACTCATATGTATGCCCATGCAAGCGCTCTCTCAAGGTGCCACACGCATTTCAGGAAACATGTCGGGCGGTGTGAAACTCGGTGAACGGGCGCAGCGCTTCCGGCACGGCGAGCTTTCCAACGGCCGGAGCGCGCCAAGTCAGGGGATCGTCTGCGAACAAGGCATAGGTTTCGCGATAGTCGAACCCGTGCGCCGCCGCCTCGTCGCGGTCGGCGGCGAAGAACACCTGCGAGACGCCCGCATAGAGCGCGCTCATGTAGCACATCGCACAGGGTTCACCCGACGCCAGCAGCGTTGTGCCATGCAGATAGGGCGTGCGGTGGGTGCGGCACGCATTGCGGATCGCCTCGACCTCCGCATGCGCAGTCGGGTCGTGATGCTCCCGGACGCGGTTGACGCCGCGCCCGAGGACTTTTCCGGCGGTATCCACGACGAAAGCCGTGAACGGTATGCCTCCGGCATGGACATGCTCGGTTGAGAAGGAAACCGCCTCGGACATGAGCTGCGTAAGACGGGTGGTGGGATCGACGGTCATCGGATTCTCCCGGGGGCTTCATCTCTGGCCGAGAGATCAGCTCAGCTTCGCCTGAATCTTGGCGCTGTCGGCGAGCTTGAGCCAGACGACGCCACCGATGATAACGGCCAGCCAGAAGGCCTGGATCGGGGTGAGCGGCTGGTCGAGCAGGATGCCGCCGAAGACGGCCGCGCCGACCGCGCCGATGCCGGCCCATACGGCGTAACCGATCCCTACGTCGATGCTGCGCAGGGCGACGCTGAGGAAATAGAGCGTGAGCAGGAAGAACACGAGGGCGGAGATCGACCAGCTCAGGACGGTGAAGGCCTGGCTGCCGCCGACGCTGAGCGCGTAGCCGATCTCGAAGGCGCTGGCGAGCAGCAGCGCGGCCCATGCGCGCCCGCTGCCTTTGGTCTCATCGATATTGGTCATGATGTTCAGGTCTTTCGATTGAGAGAAGGTGAAGGGATGAAGCGGTAGCCTATGCCGCGCCACTGAGGCGCAAGCCGACGACGCCGCCGATCACGAGGACGATGCCCAAGAACTTTTTCCAGTCGAGACGCTGGCCGAAGAACAGCGCGCCGAGGATGACGATCCCCACGCCCGCGATGGAGGTCCACATCGCATAGCCGACGCCGACGTCGAAGGTGAGCAGCGCGAGGCTGAGGAAGAAGGTGGCGATGGCGCCGCTAATGAGGGTGGCGGCGGTCCAGCCCGGACGGGTGAAGCCTTTGGCGTTGCCCGCCGAGATCGCGACCGCGACCTCGAAGACCACGGCGACGCCCAGATACAACCAGTGCATGACTATTCTCCAGTCTTGTTCGGAAGGGAGCGATCATCGGCGGCGGCTTCGCTTTCGAGCCGATCGATGGCTGCTTTTAATTCGTCTGCGGGCGGCGTTCCCCGGAACACCCGGTCGCCGACAACGATGGTCGGAACCGAGGTGATCGTCATGTCCTCGCGGGCATGGCGCAGAGCTTCGCGGTGACGTTCGGCATAGGTGCCGTCTTCAAGCACCTGTCGGGCTTCGTCGGGATCGATTCCCGCATCGGCTGCAAGTGCCACGAGAACGTCTGGATCGCCGATGTCGCGATCCTCCTCGAAGAAGGCGCGCAGGACGCGCATGGAGTAGGAGTGGTCCAGTCCCCTGTCCTGCGCCAGCGCCAGCAGCTCGAACGCCTTGGCGGTTCGCGGCTGGGGCGAGAGTGACGGCAGCTTGATCGGCACACCCAGCCTCTCCGCGAGGGGATAGACTGACTTGCGCCAGACCGCCGGCAGGTAGGGGTCTTCGGGCCGTAGCGTGGGCAACGGGTCAGGTCGAAGCTCGAAAGCCCGCCAGGCAATGCGGATGTCTCGGTCTCCGATCGCGTCGGAGAGCACCTGCTCTGCGAGCAGGCAGTAGGGGCATACATAGTCGGAATAGACGGTTATCTGGGTCATTTTACCTCGGCCATTTATTTGCGTGTGCATGCACATTAATGATCCGCCTGGGCAAGTCAATATATTTGCATGCGCATGCAGTTTATGTTGGGAATTTAACGCTAGGAATGCCGCTATCGGGCCGATGGGTCAGGAGTCAGGATCAATCGGCCCATTTCGTCAGCCAAGGAGAGCAGGTTTCGCAGTGCTGCGCTGCGGTTGAACGGCGACCAGACGGCCGAGAACGCCAGCGGTTCCGGCTCGTCGCGGATCGGCAGGAACGTCACGCCGGACGTATGCAGAAGCGTCGTCGACTCTCCGACTATGGTGATGCCGTAGCCCTGCGCCACCATCGACAGCAGCGTGCCGCGCTCAACGTCGAAGCGGAGGATCGACAGCCCCGGCGCGCTGGCGGCGAGGCGCAGCACGATATGGTCATGCACCTGCGGCCCGGTGCCGCCCTGCCGGACGATGAAGGTCTCGCTCGCCAGATCGGCCCAGGTGATGCCCGCTGCCTCGGCGAACGGGTGGCATGATGGCAGCACGGCGAGAAGCCGTTCGCTCCATATCCGGCGTGAATGACAGTCGGGAAATTCGGGCGAGCCCGCCACGAAAGCCAAATCGAGCCCGTTGGCGCGAAGCCGCATGACGCTCTCGCGGGCGGTGCCTTCGGCGATCTCAACCTCGACGCCCGGATGCTGCTCCCGGTAGCGTTCGATCAGGGTGGCGAGGAAGCTGCCGGGGATCAGCGCGTGGATGCCGACGCGCAGCCGGCCATGCTCTCCCCGCGCCACCATGCCGGCGGTCCTGACTGCATGGTCGAGATGGTCGATGCCGGTTGCCACCCGTTCGACGAAGTGGCGGCCGGCTTCCGTCAGTCGAACGCCACGGGCATGACGCTCGAACAGGAGGATGCCAAGGTCTTCCTCCAGCGCCTTCACGCGCGCACTGACGCTGGATTGCGCCACGCCGAGCGCGTTCGCCGCGTGGCGGAAGTTCAGATATTCGGCGACAGCAAGCGTCTGGATCAGCGATGTCATGGGAATGCGCGACCCCAGTGCGGTCGGCATCCCCCCTTGGCGATCATTCATCGGTGCCGAACGCCGCCGCCGCATCGCTATGCTCGCCTCATCGAATTTTCTCCGACGAAAGCCGCCGCGCGCTCGACGGGGCGAGGCTCACGAGTCCAAGCACCGCAAGGCCGAACCCAACCCAAAGCGGCGCGGTAAGACCATAACCGACATCGATACTCGCGCCGCCGGCCCAGGTGCCGAAAGCGAGTCCGGCCGTGATGACGGAGGCGTGCATGGCATTCACCAGCGGGCCGGGATGAGCGGCACGCATCACTCGCGCGACCATTGCCGGATTCATCGCCACGCCAAACAGGCCGATCAGGATGAAGGCCGATACGCTGATTGCAGGAATCGCCGCAAAGAGCGCGAAGACGGCGAGCGCAATGGCAAGGGCTATCAGGCCAATGGCGAGAACCGGAATTGTGAATCGGTCAGCGAACCGCCCGACGACAAGATTTCCCGCTACGTTGGCCGCACCATAGGCCGCGAGCAGCAATGGAATGGCCGTCTTGGACAAGCCCATTCAGCACCATCCATTCCCCTATATCGATCGATTCGATCCGGCACACGGCAACGACGCGCTGATAGCGGTCCTGATCGCGTCTTTCACAGGTCAGAACACGGCCGCGTAGAAGCTCGTCGAGGGCAAACGCGGCCTCTCGGCCGCACCGCCATTCGGAACCGTCAGGGTGCGAGCACCGCTGCCGGGCCTCTGGGGCGTCCATGCCGTGGAGGCGAATGCGCTGGCCGTGCAGCTCGATGGTGTCGCCGTCGATCACGGAAGCTCGGCCGACCAGGCCGTCACCGGCAATGGCTGCTGTCGCCGTGCTGGCGATGAGGGCGAGGATCAGGATGCTACGCAAGGTCCGTCTCCGCTAAATGCTTGCTGGCGTGGAGCAGGGGCATCCCCGAGGATTTGGCACCGGCATAGGCCATGCAGTCGGCCATGGTCAGCTGGGCGGGGTGCCCAGCGCCCACGCCGTAGATTGCGGCCGTCTCCACGGCAAGACGGCTGATCTTGGTCGTGACCATGATCTCCGCGCATTCGAGCAGCTTCAGGAGTTCGTCATAGGCATCCGTGGCAAGCTGCACGTCCTCTGGGGCGATGGCGCGGCCTTGGGCGCGATTCTCGGCCATCGTCATGATGACCTGGGGGCGGGTGGTCGTGGTTGTGACCGGCTTGCGCCGCGAGGCTTGCAGGCGGGAGAGCAGATCGTTCGCGGCAGGATCGGCCATAAGGATCGCCAGAAAGGCAGAGCTGTCGATGAACATCACAGGCCCCCCGGTGCGATGAAGCCGTCATCCTTCACCTTGGCCTGCAAGGCCCGGATGCTTTCTGACAGCGATGGCTTCGACTGAATCTGCTGAAGGTGAAGCGCCAGAGCTTCCTTGACCACAGCAACCTTCGTTTTGCCGGTCGCAGCGACCAGCTGCGCGGCCAGGGTCACAACGTCTTCGTTGTCAATGAAAAGTGCCATATGGGTTCCCTCATATGTGACATAGGCGAAAAAACATATGCCTTGCAGCTAAACAGGAAGGCGGGCAGAATACAATTCATATTTAGATAGAGAAAGGGAAAGTCATGACGGCAAGGCATTCAGATCAGGGCTTCGAGCTGCCCAAGGAATTCACGAGCGCCTGCTACCGGCTCGGATACGGGACGATGCACTACCTGCTTGGGTTCTGGGCGCTTCTGATCTTCGGGGGGAGCCTCGTCGGATTCGCGGCGGTGCTTCTGGACGTGGGTAGCGCCGAGCTGGGGGATGGCGTTTACAGCAGCTTCGGTTTGGCCGGGGAAAGCGCCTTCGGGGCCATGAATGCAGCGCTGGACAGTTTCTACGCCCAGCACCGGCTGCTGGTCATCCTCTCGCTAATGTCTGGCGCAGCTCTAGCGTGGACAGTCCATCGCTATGGCCCGGTCTCCCAGCTGATCGCGAGCCTCGGCACGATCTGCTTGCATGTGATGATCCTCGGGGCGTTGCTGTGAGTGTGGGCGGCAACCACGTCTCAAACCGCCCGGCCACCGAGGCGGAAATGTCACACGCGGGCGGGCATTGAAAAGCGCCTGTAAGAGTGCTATTTAATGGTCTATAAAAGGCGCGAAGGAGAAGGCCCGTGACACATTCCATTCATGCGAGCGTGACTGCCAGCGTTACAGAGTTGAAGCGCAACCCCATGGGGACCATGGCGGCGGGGAACGGGGCGGCGGTCGCGATCCTGAATCGCAATGAGCCTGCGTTCTATTGCGTTCCGGCCGACGAATACGAGGCCATGCTGAACCTGATCGAGGACGCAGAGCTGAACGCCATCGCGGACGCCAGAGCCAACAGCCGCGAAATCCCGGTCAAGCTCGATGACCTATGAGCTGCGCTTCCGAGAGGAAGCCAAGAAGGAATGGGACGGACTTGGGGCGACGATCCGCGCCCAATTCAAGAAGAAGCTGGCAGAGCGGCTGGAGAACCCGCATGTGCCAGCTTCAAAGCTCCATGGATCGCACAACCGCTACAAGATCAAGCTGCGATCTGTCGGGTATCGTCTGGTCTATGAGGTCAGGGATGCAGAGCTTGTCGTGAGTGTGGTGGCGGTCGGGAAGCGCGAACGCAACGCTGTTTATCGGGACGCGGCAAACAGGGTCTAGTGATGCGCCAGCCTATCGCCCAATGCCTGAAAGCCGTCATGCTTGAACAGGGTGCCAAGCGGGCGTGGGCTGGTGATCCGAACCTTTGCCATGATGCCTATGAGCGATCTGGCGGAAGCCGGAGGCATCTGTTGAACAAGATAAAATCTGTGATTGACGCGGCCCGCCGTTCGCCTGACTTTGTGCAGGTCGGCTATATCCGCGCCTGCGATGCCTCGGGCCGTAGGGAAATCTTGCACCCGGTGTTTGCCTTGCGCCAAGCGCCAGCATCTGAGCTGTAGTCTACCCGCGTTCAAAAAAGCCAGG
The nucleotide sequence above comes from Paracoccus sp. TOH. Encoded proteins:
- a CDS encoding thermonuclease family protein translates to MRSILILALIASTATAAIAGDGLVGRASVIDGDTIELHGQRIRLHGMDAPEARQRCSHPDGSEWRCGREAAFALDELLRGRVLTCERRDQDRYQRVVAVCRIESIDIGEWMVLNGLVQDGHSIAARGLWCGQRSGKSCRRAVR
- a CDS encoding nucleoside deaminase, whose protein sequence is MTVDPTTRLTQLMSEAVSFSTEHVHAGGIPFTAFVVDTAGKVLGRGVNRVREHHDPTAHAEVEAIRNACRTHRTPYLHGTTLLASGEPCAMCYMSALYAGVSQVFFAADRDEAAAHGFDYRETYALFADDPLTWRAPAVGKLAVPEALRPFTEFHTARHVS
- a CDS encoding LysR substrate-binding domain-containing protein — protein: MIDRQRGMPTVLGSRIPLVALIQTLAVAEYLNFRHAANALGISQSSVSARVKALEEDLGVLLFERHARGVRLTEAGRHFVERVAVGIDQLDHAVRTAGMVARGEHGRLRVGIHALIPGSFPANLIERYREQHPGIEVQIAESAARESIMQVRANRLDVTFVAGSPELPDCHSRRIWSERLLAVLPSCHPLRDTEGVTWADLTNETFIVRQGGTGPQVHDHIVMRLAGNAPNLSILRFDVERGTLLSMVAQGYGVTIVGESTTLLHTSGVTFLPILDEPEPLAFSAIWSPHNRSPALQSLLDIAGQMSRSGRSI
- a CDS encoding type II toxin-antitoxin system VapB family antitoxin; its protein translation is MALFIDNEDVVTLAAQLVAATGKTKVAVVKEALALHLQQIQSKPSLSESIRALQAKVKDDGFIAPGGL
- a CDS encoding DsbA family oxidoreductase, with product MTQITVYSDYVCPYCLLAEQVLSDAIGDRDIRIAWRAFELRPDPLPTLRPEDPYLPAVWRKSVYPLAERLGVPIKLPSLSPQPRTAKAFELLALAQDRGLDHSYSMRVLRAFFEEDRDIGDPDVLVALAADAGIDPDEARQVLEDGTYAERHREALRHAREDMTITSVPTIVVGDRVFRGTPPADELKAAIDRLESEAAADDRSLPNKTGE
- a CDS encoding MFS transporter, producing MGLSKTAIPLLLAAYGAANVAGNLVVGRFADRFTIPVLAIGLIALAIALAVFALFAAIPAISVSAFILIGLFGVAMNPAMVARVMRAAHPGPLVNAMHASVITAGLAFGTWAGGASIDVGYGLTAPLWVGFGLAVLGLVSLAPSSARRLSSEKIR
- a CDS encoding flavin reductase family protein, with the translated sequence MTTYHSYDPREGHRLAHSPIKAIIAPRPIGWISTLGPDGVANLAPYSFFNIVSEKPPILLFSSEGRKDTIRNIEAAGEFVFNLATSSLADAMNVTSADWPAEVDEFQKAGLGKVASEVVAAPRIAKSPAAMECKLLDVRRLVDLDGRDVDAEIVIGQAARIHIRQDVITEGQFDIAKAGTIARAGYRGDYVVVTETFEMLRPSVVR
- a CDS encoding plasmid stabilization protein; translation: MTHSIHASVTASVTELKRNPMGTMAAGNGAAVAILNRNEPAFYCVPADEYEAMLNLIEDAELNAIADARANSREIPVKLDDL
- a CDS encoding SMR family transporter; translation: MHWLYLGVAVVFEVAVAISAGNAKGFTRPGWTAATLISGAIATFFLSLALLTFDVGVGYAMWTSIAGVGIVILGALFFGQRLDWKKFLGIVLVIGGVVGLRLSGAA
- a CDS encoding type II toxin-antitoxin system RelE/ParE family toxin, giving the protein MTYELRFREEAKKEWDGLGATIRAQFKKKLAERLENPHVPASKLHGSHNRYKIKLRSVGYRLVYEVRDAELVVSVVAVGKRERNAVYRDAANRV
- a CDS encoding LysR family transcriptional regulator, which encodes MPTALGSRIPMTSLIQTLAVAEYLNFRHAANALGVAQSSVSARVKALEEDLGILLFERHARGVRLTEAGRHFVERVATGIDHLDHAVRTAGMVARGEHGRLRVGIHALIPGSFLATLIERYREQHPGVEVEIAEGTARESVMRLRANGLDLAFVAGSPEFPDCHSRRIWSERLLAVLPSCHPFAEAAGITWADLASETFIVRQGGTGPQVHDHIVLRLAASAPGLSILRFDVERGTLLSMVAQGYGITIVGESTTLLHTSGVTFLPIRDEPEPLAFSAVWSPFNRSAALRNLLSLADEMGRLILTPDPSAR
- a CDS encoding SMR family transporter, producing the protein MTNIDETKGSGRAWAALLLASAFEIGYALSVGGSQAFTVLSWSISALVFFLLTLYFLSVALRSIDVGIGYAVWAGIGAVGAAVFGGILLDQPLTPIQAFWLAVIIGGVVWLKLADSAKIQAKLS
- a CDS encoding type II toxin-antitoxin system VapC family toxin: MFIDSSAFLAILMADPAANDLLSRLQASRRKPVTTTTTRPQVIMTMAENRAQGRAIAPEDVQLATDAYDELLKLLECAEIMVTTKISRLAVETAAIYGVGAGHPAQLTMADCMAYAGAKSSGMPLLHASKHLAETDLA
- a CDS encoding MarR family transcriptional regulator, whose amino-acid sequence is MSKRSASWLKLIHVVANIEAELGKVLQAGHGLGLSEYRALEVLARSQDSELRMQELAAHLRLNQSSVSRMVERLERGGLTVRDLCPDDKRGVYTVLTDKGRQRLESAQPDYEKALDAALKEHGCEDLLAARFIKVPQPA